Part of the Desulfolutivibrio sulfoxidireducens genome is shown below.
CAGGGCGGAATCGATCTTGTCGTTGCCGATGACCTCGCGCATGGCCGCCTCGGCCGCGCTTTTGAGGGTCTCGTCGGGGTGGTCCAGGCGAAAAAGGTATTCGACTGGATCGCTTATCTGGTATTGGACGATGAACTGCACGTCCACGATGTTCTCGTCGCCGGTCAGCATCAACGACTCCTCGGGCACGTCGCGATACTGCTGGCCCTGGCCCTCGCGGCCACCCAGGGTCCGAAAGCCCACCTCGATGCGCCGCACCTGCGAGACCTTGGGCGTCTGGACGGTTTCGACGGGGTAGGGTAGATGATAATGCGGCCCCGGACCGGTGACATAGGAGTAGGCCCCGAAGCGCTGGACCACGCCCGTCTCGTCCGGTTCCACGATGTAGATGCCGCTGGCCAGCCACAACAGGGCCACGCCCAGGGCAATGAGCTTGGGGCCGCCGGGGATGCGGTTTTTCATGTCGAAAAACCGCTTGAAATCGTCTCCGATGCGCCCGAAGTCGGGAGGCGTGGGCCCTTGCCGGCGTTTTTGCTCCTGGAGCTTGTCCCAATCCCAATTCATTCCCAAGGGGATAGGGAAGATCGGGACTTTGGTCAAGGAAAGTTCGATTGTCTTGTATTTCAAAATATTGAGCCGACCCGGCGCATTTTCGGAGCACCACGGTGAAAGACATCCTCCCGGGGGTTTTCAGGGCCTACGACATACGCGGCGTGGTGGACGTGGACTTCGATCCCGAGTGGGTGGAGCGTCTGGGGCGGGCCCTGGGGGCCTATTTCCGGGGCAAGGGGTTTGAGGCCGCCGTGATCGGCCGCGACTGCCGCATGAGTTCCCCGGAATACGCGGCAAGGCTGGCGGCCGGGATGCTCGCGGCCGGGGTGGACGTCACGACCGTGGGCATGGTGCCCACGCCGGTCTTTTATTTCGCGGTCAGGCACCTTGGGCGCAAGGCCGGGGTCATGGTCACGGCCAGCCACAATCCCCCGGAGTTCAACGGCTTCAAGATCTGGGCCGGGGACACCACCATCCACACGGACGAGATCACGGCCATATACGACATCATGGCCTCCGAAGACATCGCGGCCGGCGCGGGCCTGGCCTCGGAACACGACATCGTGCCCTCCTATCTGGAGACGGTCACCCGGGGCATACGCCTGGACCGGCCGGTTTCGATGGTGGTGGACGGCGGCAACGGCGCGGCCGGGCTGA
Proteins encoded:
- the hflK gene encoding FtsH protease activity modulator HflK: MNWDWDKLQEQKRRQGPTPPDFGRIGDDFKRFFDMKNRIPGGPKLIALGVALLWLASGIYIVEPDETGVVQRFGAYSYVTGPGPHYHLPYPVETVQTPKVSQVRRIEVGFRTLGGREGQGQQYRDVPEESLMLTGDENIVDVQFIVQYQISDPVEYLFRLDHPDETLKSAAEAAMREVIGNDKIDSALTDGKVGIQIATMELLQKMMDKYDSGIDVVAVQLQDVHPPRDVIDAFKDVASAREDRVRLVNEAEAYRNDITPKSRGQAATMENQALAYKDQVVRKAKGEAARFAALAAEYAKAPEVTRERLFLEGMETILKNPALDKIILSDEALRQAVPYLPLDQGARRAPRSEAEAGKAPRQEGGN